From a region of the Chrysemys picta bellii isolate R12L10 chromosome 7, ASM1138683v2, whole genome shotgun sequence genome:
- the LRFN4 gene encoding leucine-rich repeat and fibronectin type-III domain-containing protein 4 — translation MACLLLVLLLMAGTLMSWAASCPFHCVCQNLSESLSTLCANKGLLFIPANIDRRTVELRLADNYIRVLEPQDFLNMSGLVDLTLSRNTIDSIRPFAFGDLESLRSLHLDSNRLMEIGEEALRGMLNLQHLILNNNQLVSISAAAFDDFLLTLEDLDLSYNNLRHVPWEGIQGMIYLHTLNLDHNLIDSIMEGTFSELYKLSRLDMTSNRLYTLPPDPLFARSQMGVISPTPYTATIVLSFGGNPLHCNCELLWLRRLAREDDMETCASPPHVAGRYFWSVPEEEFTCEPPLITRHTHKLWVLEGQRATLKCRAIGDPEPVIHWVSPDDKIISNSSRTISFRNGTLDVLVTTVRDDGSYTCIAINAAGESTALVDLKIIPLPHRGNGSSGPVPRHDPGSSDIATKTAANTSDLGVEERSVEVSDVTADSALVRWAVDKSAHTAWMYQIQYNCTVDDTLIYRIIPASSHHFVLKHLVPGVDYNLCVLAIFDDAATSLAATRLLGCAQFSTQEAYPDCHSLHAHFLGGTLTVIVGGIIVVTLLVFTVVMMVKYKICGSVHSGMPKVSNMYSQTNGGQPGVPNGMLLQRGRGPKAQRRRARGKPARQEAPERRTAEGVVACQGDPPDLGTSKAKRSCSLDMGEISASACYGYAKRLSIMWTKRSQSVHGMLASCAAEGEGKRGGAFASAEELEESVV, via the exons ATGGCTtgcctgctgctggtgctgcttctGATGGCAGGGACCCTGATGTCCtgggctgcctcctgccccttccactgTGTGTGCCAGAACCTCTCTGAGTCACTGAGCACCCTGTGTGCCAACAAGGGCCTGCTCTTCATCCCAGCCAACATTGACCGACGCACAGTGGAGCTGCGCCTGGCCGACAACTACATCCGTGTGCTGGAGCCCCAGGACTTCCTCAACATGAGCGGCCTGGTGGACTTGACCCTCTCCCGCAACACCATCGACAGCATCCGGCCCTTCGCCTTTGGTGACCTGGAGAGCCTGCGTTCCCTGCACCTGGACAGCAACCGGCTGATGGAGATCGGCGAGGAGGCCCTGCGCGGGATGCTCAACCTGCAGCACCTCATCCTCAACAACAACCAGCTGGTGAGCATCTCGGCCGCGGCCTTTGACGACTTCCTGCTGACGCTGGAGGACCTGGACCTGTCCTACAACAACCTGCGCCACGTCCCCTGGGAGGGCATCCAaggcatgatctacctgcacacCCTCAACCTGGACCACAACCTCATCGACTCCATCATGGAAGGCACGTTCTCCGAGCTCTACAAGCTGTCCCGCTTGGACATGACCTCCAACCGGTTGTACACCCTGCCCCCGGACCCGCTCTTCGCCCGCTCCCAGATGGGCGTCATCAGTCCCACCCCCTACACTGCCACCATTGTGCTGAGCTTTGGGGGCAACCCCCTACATTGCAATTGTGAGCTGCTGTGGCTGCGGCGGCTGGCCCGGGAGGATGACATGGAGACATGTGCCTCGCCGCCCCATGTGGCCGGCCGCTACTTCTGGTCGGTGCCTGAGGAGGAGTTCACCTGCGAGCCGCCCCTCATCACCCGCCATACGCACAAGCTGTGGGTGCTGGAGGGCCAGCGGGCCACCCTGAAGTGCCGCGCCATCGGGGACCCCGAGCCAGTGATCCACTGGGTGTCACCGGATGACAAGATCATCTCCAATTCCTCCCGGACCATCTCCTTCCGCAATGGCACCTTAGATGTGCTGGTAACCACAGTCCGGGATGACGGCTCCTACACCTGCATCGCCATCAATGCAGCGGGTGAGTCCACAGCCCTGGTGGACCTCAAGATTATCCCTTTGCCCCATCGGGGCAATGGGAGCAGTGGCCCGGTGCCACGCCATGACCCGGGCTCCTCTGACATTGCCACCAAGACAGCGGCCAACACCAGTGacttgggggtggaggagaggagcgTGGAGGTATCCGATGTGACAGCTGACTCGGCCTTGGTGCGCTGGGCTGTAGACAAGTCGGCCCACACTGCCTGGATGTACCAGATCCAGTACAACTGCACCGTGGATGACACTCTGATCTACAG GAtcatcccggccagcagccaccacttcgTGCTGAAGCACCTGGTCCCAGGCGTGGACTACAATCTGTGCGTCCTGGCCATCTTCGACGACGCAGCCACCTCTCTGGCTGCGACGCGCCTGCTGGGCTGTGCCCAGTTCTCCACGCAGGAGGCGTACCCAGACTGCCACTCGCTCCACGCCCACTTCCTGGGGGGCACTCTGACGGTCATTGTGGGGGGCATTATCGTGGTGACCCTGCTGGTTTTCACTGTGGTCATGATGGTGAAGTATAAGATCTGTGGCAGCGTCCACTCTGGCATGCCCAAAGTCTCCAACATGTACTCACAGACCAACGGCGGGCAGCCGGGGGTGCCCAACGGGATGCTGCTGCAGCGGGGGCGTGGGCCGAAGGCGCAGCGCCGGAGGGCGAGGGGCAAGCCCGCCCGGCAGGAGGCACCAGAGCGCAGGACGGCAGAGGGGGTGGTGGCGTGCCAGGGGGACCCGCCGGACCTGGGGACCTCCAAAGCCAAGCGGAGCTGCTCGTTGGACATGGGGGAGATCTCCGCCAGCGCCTGCTATGGTTATGCCAAGCGGCTGAGCATCATGTGGACTAAGCGCAGCCAGTCAGTGCACGGGATGCTGGCCAGCTGCGCGGCTGAGGGGGAGGGCAAGAGGGGAGGGGCTTTCGCCAGCgcggaggagctggaggagagcgTGGTATGA